One region of Cydia fagiglandana chromosome 17, ilCydFagi1.1, whole genome shotgun sequence genomic DNA includes:
- the LOC134672921 gene encoding F-actin-capping protein subunit beta, protein MTEQQMDCALDLMRRLPPQQIEKNLTDLIDLVPSLCEDLLSSVDQPLKIAKDRSNGKDYLLCDYNRDGDSYRSPWSNTYDPPLEDGSMPSERLRKLEIDANHAFDQYREMYFEGGVSSVYLWDMDHGFAGVILIKKAGDGSQKIKGCWDSIHVVEVVEKSSGRNAHYKLTSTAMLWLQTNKEGSGTMNLGGSLTRQAEQDSAVSDVTPHIANIGRMVEDMENKIRNTLNDIYFGKTKDIVNGLRSVVPAEVERRTQALRHDLAVALQRRHQARAD, encoded by the exons ATG ACGGAGCAGCAAATGGATTGTGCTTTGGATTTGATGCGGAGGCTGCCGCCTCAGCAGATTGAGAAGAATTTAACAGATTTAATAGATCTCGTGCCAAGTTTATGTGAGGACCTTCTGTCTTCCGTGGATCAGCCATTAAAGATTGCTAAAGACCGTAGCAACGGAAAGGATTATTTGCTCTGTGATTACAACAGGGACGGTGACTCCTACAGGTCGCCGTGGTCGAACACATACGACCCTCCTCTAGAGGATGGCTCTATGCCCTCAGAAAGACTAAGAAAGCTAGAAATCGACGCTAATCATGCGTTCGACCAGTACCGAGAAATGTATTTTGAAGGTGGCGTCAGCTCAGTATATTTGTGGGACATGGACCATGGTTTTGCAG GAGTAATATTGATAAAGAAAGCTGGAGACGGCTCACAGAAGATCAAAGGTTGCTGGGACTCCATACACGTCGTGGAGGTGGTTGAGAAGAGCTCCGGACGCAACGCTCATTACAAGCTAACGTCCACTGCCATGCTTTGGCTGCAGACCAACAAGGAGGGCAGCGGGACGATGAACCTTGGTGGCAGTCTTACTAGACAG gcGGAGCAAGATTCTGCGGTAAGCGACGTGACCCCGCACATAGCCAACATCGGCCGCATGGTCGAAGACATGGaaaataaaatcagaaataccctcaatgacatttatttcg GCAAAACCAAGGACATAGTTAACGGGCTCCGGTCCGTGGTGCCGGCGGAGGTGGAGCGCCGCACGCAGGCGCTGCGCCACGACCTGGCCGTCGCGCTGCAGCGCCGGCACCAGGCCCGCGCCGACTGA